One part of the Vicia villosa cultivar HV-30 ecotype Madison, WI linkage group LG6, Vvil1.0, whole genome shotgun sequence genome encodes these proteins:
- the LOC131612644 gene encoding polygalacturonase-like, giving the protein MPLLRHSFFFSFTIIIFSFVACNSNLQKDPHIATYVDNSPSNDDDDGGTFLFNNLIKQNTNNVLSLNMFGGTSSHKLQIVNVNDYGAKGDGYTDDTKAFKKAWEVVCSSRESVFVAPQDNNYLLKPIRFSGPCKSNITVQIIGNLEASDKLSDYKEDKRHWLIFDSVQKLLVNGGGTINGKGNIWWENSCKRNKKKPCKDAPTALTFYNCEDLIVQNLKIENAQQIHVSFQDSNNVTVYGLNVSSPEDSPNTDGIHVTNTQNIKISSSVIGTGDDCISIVHGSRNVEATNITCGPGHGISIGSLGAEKSKEFVSGVIVNGSKISGTQNGVRIKTWPGGSGNASNIKFQNIEMDNVTNPIIIDQNYCDKKKKPCKKSNSAVQIGDVLYENIIGTSASDVAVKFDCSKKFPCKDIVMKNIDLQYEEEDGEGAKALCNNVDLSYTGHVSPRCYS; this is encoded by the exons ATGCCCCTTCTAAGACATAGTTTCTTCTTCTCATTCACTATCATCATCTTTTCATTTGTTGCTTGTAATAGCAACTTGCAAAAGGACCCACATATTGCTACATACGTTGATAATTCACCTtccaatgatgatgatgatggtggcaCGTTTTTATTCAACAACTTAATCAAACAAAACACAAATAATGTTTTGAGCTTAAACATGTTTGGTGGAACTTCATCACATAAGTTACAAATTGTTAATGTCAATGATTATGGAGCTAAAGGTGATGGCTATACAGATGATACAAAG GCATTTAAGAAGGCTTGGGAAGTGGTATGTTCTTCAAGGGAATCAGTTTTTGTGGCACCTCAAGATAATAATTATCTACTCAAACCAATTAGATTCTCTGGTCCTTGCAAATCTAACATAACAGTTCAA atAATTGGAAATCTTGAAGCATCAGATAAACTATCAGAttacaaagaagataaaagacatTGGCTTATATTTGATAGTGTTCAAAAGCTATTAGTTAATGGTGGTGGAACCATTAATGGAAAAGGAAACATATGGTGGGAAAACTCATGCAAAAGGAACAAAAAGAAA CCTTGCAAGGATGCTCCAACG GCTCTAACATTTTATAATTGCGAAGACTTAATAGTTCAAAATTTGAAGATAGAAAATGCACAACAAATTCATGTTTCATTCCAAGATTCGAATAATGTTACCGTTTATGGTCTGAACGTGTCATCACCTGAAGATAGTCCTAACACCGATGGAATTCATGTCACCAACACGCAAAATATCAAAATCTCAAGCTCTGTCATAGGAACAG GTGATGATTGTATATCAATTGTTCATGGATCTAGGAACGTAGAAGCCACAAATATAACTTGTGGTCCTGGCCATGGCATCAG TATTGGAAGCTTAGGGGCTGAAAAATCCAAAGAATTTGTTTCTGGTGTAATAGTAAATGGATCTAAGATTTCTGGAACTCAAAATGGAGTTAGAATTAAGACATGGCcg GGAGGTTCAGGAAATGCTAGCAATATAAAATTTCAGAACATTGAAATGGACAATGTGACAAACCCTATAATAATAGACCAAAATTATTGTGACAAGAAAAAAAAGCCATGCAAAAAATCG AACTCTGCGGTCCAAATTGGGGATGTGTTGTACGAGAATATAATCGGTACGAGTGCTTCTGATGTGGCGGTAAAGTTTGATTGCAGCAAGAAATTTCCATGCAAGGATATAGTAATGAAGAACATAGACTTGCAGTATGAAGAAGAAGACGGAGAAGGTGCTAAGGCTTTATGCAACAATGTTGATTTGTCTTACACAGGACATGTTAGCCCTCGATGCTACTcataa